A window of Pseudanabaena sp. BC1403 contains these coding sequences:
- a CDS encoding HigA family addiction module antitoxin, giving the protein MLRIPTRRVPTHPGEMLLEEFLLPLNLSQRDLVNAIHVPYQRVNEIVNRRRGITPSTALRLARFFSTSADFWMNLQQSWDLYHAQVSENNDLQTIQPLIVLSAG; this is encoded by the coding sequence ATGTTAAGAATCCCAACCCGTCGTGTTCCCACTCATCCTGGCGAAATGTTGCTAGAGGAATTTCTGCTACCTCTTAATTTGTCTCAGCGTGACCTTGTTAATGCGATCCACGTTCCCTATCAACGGGTAAATGAGATTGTTAATCGTCGTCGCGGTATTACTCCTAGTACGGCTTTACGCTTGGCTAGGTTCTTTTCCACTTCGGCTGATTTCTGGATGAACCTCCAACAGTCTTGGGATCTCTATCATGCTCAGGTTTCTGAAAATAATGATCTCCAAACCATTCAACCTTTAATAGTTTTGTCTGCTGGCTAA